The following proteins are co-located in the Roseiconus lacunae genome:
- a CDS encoding DUF1549 and DUF1553 domain-containing protein, with product MKSIWHCPRRRRLIGAMVLIGLSTTAHADPVRSDSAEKLPPVVAPSIESRFSQPNARETPDFQKHVIPLLGKLGCNGRACHGSFQGRGDFQLSLFGYDFKADHDALMAEQTGRIDTDEVDESLVLAKPSDADMHEGGKRFDKQGWQYKVLRQWIADGAHFDSSSVQELERLQIVPAEIHFASTDQSVRLRAIAHWADGSVEDVTPLCRFGSNDDSIAAVSEHGLVRSGESGDTHVVISYDNAVVPVPVIRPISGDADSLSSPSLGSIAEAPPTKPIDRLIQQKLDKLGITPSAVCTDEAFVRRASLDITGVLPSAERVADFLQETGSDKRARYIDELLDSPAYGAWWATRMSDWTGNNAEQLNNVLPVRNVSNKLWFKWLQKRFDDNVPYDEIVAGIVTANSREDGESYLDYCREMTEICNGNLDRYADRESMPLYWSRRNFQQPEERAIGFAYAFLGVRIECAQCHKHPFDQWSKQDFDDFAKLFAPIRAGNANVVSPESKQEHSELTEQLTGGKKLRGGDLRRAIQKAAQKGDVVPFGELFVNTRGLTDRQKQQRAIAKRKGRKVPPVRIPTGKILGDGDALELSEDPRPALMRWLRDEQNPYFAKAIVNRIWSNYFGIGIVDPTDDMNLANPPSNAALLDHLAAELIEHKFDLKWLHREITNSDAYQRSADTNPSNINDRSNFSHHLPRRLPAEVVFDMVMLATGSTEQADQLRSDVDQMAIADGKARTRNNSDFALQVFGQSIRETNCDCDRSDSPSLLQAIYLRNDADMYKRIADKNGWVNEICQQMGIESPQGVQSSAQTVRQRQDEKVRQAIVKRVSQLRKLPKARQEKVLPSAEKQYARMAERLGQTYDLPSFEALMQDPSIWGKLETKNASKLLATDASKPSLDEVIRRAYLRTLSRYPDDEEAKIAAEYIETSPSPTKGLEGLLWALVNTKEFIISH from the coding sequence ATGAAATCCATTTGGCATTGTCCACGACGACGCCGTTTGATCGGCGCGATGGTCCTAATCGGTTTGTCGACTACGGCGCATGCCGATCCGGTTCGTTCAGACTCGGCGGAGAAACTGCCCCCGGTCGTCGCACCATCGATCGAGTCACGTTTCTCACAACCCAACGCGCGTGAGACGCCGGATTTCCAAAAACACGTCATTCCACTGCTTGGAAAACTCGGCTGCAACGGACGGGCCTGCCATGGATCCTTTCAGGGGCGTGGCGATTTTCAGCTGTCGCTCTTCGGCTATGACTTCAAAGCCGACCACGATGCGCTGATGGCCGAACAAACCGGGCGGATCGACACCGATGAGGTCGATGAGAGTTTGGTCCTGGCCAAACCGTCAGACGCCGACATGCACGAAGGCGGAAAACGTTTCGACAAGCAAGGTTGGCAATACAAGGTTCTACGTCAGTGGATCGCCGACGGGGCCCACTTCGATTCGTCTTCCGTCCAAGAACTTGAACGATTACAGATTGTCCCCGCCGAGATTCACTTCGCATCAACCGATCAATCCGTACGCTTGCGGGCGATCGCCCACTGGGCGGATGGCTCGGTCGAAGACGTGACGCCGCTCTGTCGCTTCGGCAGTAACGATGACTCGATCGCCGCGGTCAGTGAACACGGCCTCGTTCGCTCGGGCGAGTCAGGCGATACCCACGTCGTCATTTCTTACGACAACGCCGTTGTCCCTGTTCCGGTCATCCGGCCGATCTCCGGGGACGCAGACTCCCTTTCGTCACCATCACTGGGAAGCATCGCCGAAGCGCCGCCGACGAAGCCGATCGATCGACTGATTCAGCAGAAACTAGACAAGCTCGGCATCACGCCGTCGGCTGTTTGTACCGACGAAGCGTTCGTCCGACGGGCCTCCTTGGACATTACCGGAGTCCTCCCGTCGGCCGAACGTGTTGCGGACTTCCTTCAGGAAACGGGCTCCGACAAGCGGGCCCGGTACATCGACGAACTCCTTGATTCGCCGGCCTATGGTGCTTGGTGGGCGACTAGGATGAGTGATTGGACGGGAAACAATGCCGAGCAGCTCAATAACGTTTTGCCGGTTCGCAATGTCAGTAACAAGCTGTGGTTTAAGTGGCTGCAAAAACGCTTCGATGACAACGTCCCCTATGACGAAATCGTCGCCGGTATCGTCACCGCCAACAGTCGCGAAGATGGCGAAAGCTACCTCGACTACTGCCGTGAAATGACAGAGATCTGCAACGGTAACCTCGACCGCTACGCTGATCGCGAATCGATGCCATTGTACTGGTCGCGACGAAATTTCCAGCAACCCGAAGAACGTGCCATTGGGTTTGCTTATGCGTTTCTAGGTGTCCGAATTGAATGTGCCCAGTGCCACAAGCATCCCTTCGATCAATGGTCGAAGCAAGACTTCGATGACTTCGCGAAACTCTTCGCACCGATCCGCGCCGGCAATGCCAATGTGGTCTCACCGGAATCAAAACAGGAGCATAGCGAGCTGACCGAACAACTGACCGGCGGAAAAAAACTGCGTGGCGGTGACCTACGTCGGGCGATCCAGAAAGCCGCCCAAAAAGGCGACGTCGTTCCCTTTGGAGAACTATTCGTTAACACGCGCGGACTGACCGATCGACAAAAACAACAGCGGGCGATCGCGAAACGTAAAGGCCGAAAAGTTCCGCCCGTTCGTATTCCCACCGGCAAAATCCTCGGTGATGGCGATGCGTTAGAACTGTCCGAAGATCCGCGTCCGGCATTGATGCGGTGGTTGCGTGATGAACAAAACCCGTACTTTGCTAAAGCGATCGTCAATCGAATCTGGAGCAATTACTTTGGCATCGGAATTGTCGATCCGACGGACGACATGAACCTCGCCAATCCGCCGAGTAACGCAGCGCTTTTGGATCACTTGGCGGCCGAACTGATCGAACACAAGTTCGATTTGAAATGGCTGCATCGTGAAATCACCAACAGTGATGCCTATCAACGAAGTGCGGACACGAATCCGAGCAACATCAATGACCGGTCAAACTTCTCCCACCACTTGCCTCGACGTCTGCCCGCCGAAGTTGTCTTCGACATGGTGATGCTGGCCACCGGATCGACCGAACAAGCCGATCAGTTGCGTAGCGACGTGGACCAGATGGCGATCGCCGATGGCAAAGCTCGCACCCGCAATAATTCCGACTTTGCTCTCCAAGTCTTCGGACAATCGATACGCGAAACAAACTGCGACTGCGACCGCAGTGATTCACCTAGTTTGCTTCAAGCGATCTACCTGCGAAACGATGCTGACATGTACAAGCGGATCGCCGACAAAAATGGCTGGGTCAACGAAATCTGCCAACAGATGGGCATCGAGTCTCCGCAAGGCGTCCAGTCCTCGGCTCAAACGGTTCGTCAACGACAAGATGAAAAGGTCCGCCAAGCGATTGTCAAGCGAGTCAGCCAACTACGTAAACTTCCCAAAGCCCGGCAAGAAAAGGTACTGCCGTCGGCAGAAAAGCAATATGCCCGTATGGCCGAACGCTTGGGACAAACGTATGACCTTCCGAGTTTCGAAGCGTTGATGCAAGACCCTTCGATCTGGGGCAAACTGGAAACCAAAAATGCCTCAAAGCTGCTCGCGACTGACGCTTCGAAACCCTCGCTTGACGAGGTGATCCGTCGAGCTTATTTGCGAACGCTGAGCCGATATCCCGATGACGAGGAAGCAAAGATCGCCGCTGAATATATCGAAACGAGTCCATCACCGACCAAAGGCCTGGAAGGTTTGTTATGGGCTTTGGTGAATACGAAGGAGTTCATTATCAGCCATTGA
- a CDS encoding RNA polymerase sigma factor: MSGNSPPADGSPPQPNPPGGPASPKNEIEAWNEVLEASRGGLRAFLSTKLPQAADVDDCLQAVSIAMLRMPPDVPPPARKAWLFRVAANQAALWWRKKSVADRALETALRSVPPAEAGQRHFADTDPLETAEVRQRVRQAIERLPESTRKIVRLRLRDGKPFREIAEQLDIPLGTALTRMRRAMDQLRIELNDLHELD; this comes from the coding sequence ATGAGTGGAAACTCGCCCCCCGCCGACGGCTCGCCGCCACAGCCGAATCCGCCGGGAGGTCCCGCATCGCCGAAGAACGAAATTGAAGCCTGGAATGAGGTCCTGGAGGCTTCCCGAGGTGGCTTGCGAGCATTCCTGTCGACGAAGTTGCCACAAGCGGCAGACGTCGATGATTGCCTGCAAGCGGTTTCGATTGCAATGCTTCGGATGCCCCCAGATGTCCCCCCGCCCGCTCGAAAAGCCTGGCTCTTTCGAGTGGCCGCTAACCAAGCCGCCCTATGGTGGAGAAAAAAATCCGTGGCCGACCGAGCCTTGGAGACGGCCCTGCGATCGGTCCCCCCGGCAGAAGCCGGTCAGCGTCATTTCGCCGACACCGATCCATTAGAAACCGCCGAGGTCCGGCAACGTGTTCGCCAAGCGATCGAACGACTCCCCGAATCGACGCGAAAGATCGTCCGATTAAGACTCCGAGACGGGAAACCATTCCGAGAAATCGCCGAGCAACTCGACATCCCACTGGGCACCGCCCTCACTCGCATGCGCCGGGCGATGGACCAATTACGAATTGAACTCAATGACCTTCACGAACTTGACTGA